One region of Desulfovibrio intestinalis genomic DNA includes:
- a CDS encoding RNA recognition motif domain-containing protein gives MSKSIYVGNLPWSATEEQVQDLFAEYGSVLSVKLVSDRDTGRARGFGFVEMEDGEADSAIEALDNFSFGGRTLRVNEAKPRAPRQPRY, from the coding sequence ATGTCCAAGTCCATTTATGTCGGGAACCTTCCCTGGTCTGCTACTGAAGAACAAGTTCAGGATCTTTTTGCCGAATACGGCAGCGTTCTGTCTGTGAAACTCGTTAGCGACAGGGATACCGGCCGTGCCCGTGGCTTTGGCTTTGTGGAAATGGAAGACGGCGAAGCCGATTCCGCCATTGAAGCTCTTGACAACTTCAGCTTTGGTGGACGTACTTTGCGCGTCAACGAAGCCAAACCCAGGGCTCCTCGCCAGCCTCGCTACTAG